A window of Halobellus sp. LT62 contains these coding sequences:
- a CDS encoding CbiX/SirB N-terminal domain-containing protein: protein MQALVIVAHGSHLNPDSSAPTHRHADTIRATGAFDEVKTGFWKEEPSLREVLRTVESDEVYVVPLFVSEGYFTEQVIPRELRLSGWDVSEWDSDGLSADTATLSAKDTGQTVHYCGPVGTHEAMTDVLVRRAETVTGDPDVGEDFGLAVVGHGTERNENSAKAIEYHAERVREMGRFDEVQALYMDEEPEVDDVTDYFESEDVVVVPLFIADGFHTQEDIPEDVGLTDDYRTGYDVPSEVDGHRIWYAGAVGTEGLMADVILERAADAGAEIEAAIDTVREETRDAEATGDVALDRETGTAGD from the coding sequence ATGCAAGCGCTGGTCATCGTGGCGCACGGGTCACACCTCAACCCGGACTCGTCGGCACCGACGCACCGCCACGCGGACACCATCCGCGCGACGGGCGCGTTCGACGAGGTCAAGACGGGGTTCTGGAAGGAAGAGCCCTCCCTCAGAGAGGTGCTCCGTACCGTCGAATCCGACGAGGTGTACGTCGTCCCGCTGTTCGTCAGCGAGGGGTACTTCACCGAGCAGGTGATTCCCCGCGAACTCCGGCTGTCGGGATGGGACGTCTCCGAGTGGGACTCGGACGGGCTGAGTGCCGACACGGCGACGCTGTCGGCCAAAGACACCGGCCAGACGGTCCACTACTGCGGGCCCGTCGGCACCCACGAGGCGATGACGGACGTGCTCGTCCGCCGCGCCGAGACGGTGACCGGCGATCCCGACGTCGGAGAGGACTTCGGCCTCGCGGTCGTCGGCCACGGTACCGAGCGCAACGAGAACTCCGCGAAGGCCATCGAGTACCACGCCGAGCGAGTTCGCGAGATGGGTCGCTTCGACGAGGTGCAGGCGCTCTATATGGACGAAGAGCCGGAGGTCGACGACGTCACCGACTACTTCGAGAGCGAGGACGTCGTCGTCGTGCCGCTTTTCATCGCCGACGGCTTCCACACCCAAGAGGACATCCCGGAGGATGTGGGCCTGACCGACGACTACCGCACGGGCTACGACGTGCCTAGCGAGGTCGACGGGCACAGAATCTGGTACGCGGGGGCCGTCGGCACCGAGGGCCTGATGGCCGACGTGATCCTCGAACGCGCCGCCGACGCGGGCGCGGAGATCGAGGCGGCGATCGACACCGTGCGGGAGGAGACCCGCGACGCGGAGGCTACTGGCGACGTCGCCCTCGACCGCGAGACGGGGACGGCAGGTGACTGA
- a CDS encoding DR2241 family protein, translating to MTDVRDEQIEALVEQLTSGSDPIDFDGLHAAATEDGYALSTPEGGEYEGLSEADLRAAAGDGGVAPYVTNWYYWEEVVGHRGRHRRAFLRHAEAAHEQTVPERYAALEDGMRTEWGEVVVTATLGAHGERRYEIRHTDDAGVDSGPLNVDSDTPDADSEALDRYDDPLDARELATYDDRGRYRPLKSAPSLVSGWVFDDLDGRDAVETLDVFYPASVANWNREREGDLDVTHWRETAERQTGIYDIVEDLPREAVEWVAQACCVDSQCLKRREWQYEEGDDLAADGGAGAFPCREPCSLVVAAARKWTKLAEEETHTYEFELTPSEKEQIEAIIDAVADGRVDEIREADVYEGANRYRTRYLRAKRFDDKGNLSGTPTHPNEE from the coding sequence GTGACTGACGTGCGCGACGAGCAGATCGAGGCGCTCGTCGAGCAGCTGACGAGCGGCTCCGACCCAATCGATTTCGACGGCCTCCACGCGGCCGCAACCGAGGACGGCTACGCGCTGTCGACGCCCGAGGGGGGCGAATACGAGGGGCTCAGCGAGGCCGACCTCCGGGCGGCCGCCGGCGACGGCGGCGTCGCGCCGTACGTCACGAACTGGTACTACTGGGAGGAGGTCGTCGGCCACCGCGGTCGACACCGACGGGCGTTTCTCCGGCACGCCGAGGCGGCACACGAACAGACGGTTCCCGAGCGATACGCCGCGCTCGAAGACGGGATGCGAACCGAGTGGGGTGAGGTCGTCGTGACCGCGACGCTCGGCGCGCACGGCGAGCGACGGTACGAGATCCGCCACACCGACGACGCCGGCGTCGACTCCGGGCCACTGAACGTCGACTCAGATACGCCCGACGCCGATTCCGAGGCGCTGGACCGCTACGACGACCCACTCGACGCCCGCGAGTTGGCGACCTACGACGACCGGGGGCGGTATCGACCCCTCAAGAGCGCCCCGTCGCTCGTCTCGGGTTGGGTTTTCGATGACCTCGACGGCCGCGACGCCGTCGAGACGCTAGACGTGTTCTACCCCGCCTCCGTCGCTAACTGGAACCGCGAACGCGAGGGTGACCTCGACGTGACCCACTGGCGCGAGACCGCCGAGCGACAGACCGGGATCTACGACATCGTCGAGGACCTTCCCCGAGAGGCAGTCGAGTGGGTCGCGCAGGCCTGCTGCGTCGATTCCCAGTGTCTGAAGCGCCGCGAGTGGCAGTACGAGGAGGGCGACGACCTCGCCGCCGACGGCGGGGCTGGCGCGTTCCCCTGTCGGGAGCCGTGCTCGCTCGTCGTCGCCGCCGCGCGCAAGTGGACCAAGTTAGCGGAAGAGGAGACGCACACCTACGAGTTCGAGCTGACGCCCTCCGAGAAAGAGCAGATCGAGGCGATCATCGACGCGGTCGCCGACGGCCGCGTCGACGAGATCCGCGAGGCCGACGTCTACGAGGGCGCGAATCGCTACCGAACGCGGTACCTCCGCGCGAAGCGCTTCGACGACAAGGGGAACCTCTCGGGGACGCCGACGCACCCCAACGAGGAGTGA
- a CDS encoding DUF7508 domain-containing protein: MALSKRWKPLTRETVGGAPAAYALIEFGDGEGDVVDAVAGFLPDELREELSYGDAAQVRWQRAQSLEHAERLLEER, from the coding sequence ATGGCACTCAGCAAACGCTGGAAGCCGCTGACACGCGAGACCGTCGGCGGCGCTCCGGCGGCGTACGCGCTGATCGAGTTCGGGGACGGTGAGGGCGACGTCGTCGACGCCGTCGCGGGCTTTCTCCCGGACGAACTCCGCGAGGAGCTGTCCTACGGCGACGCGGCACAGGTGCGGTGGCAACGCGCGCAGTCGCTCGAACACGCCGAGCGATTGCTCGAAGAACGGTAA
- a CDS encoding DUF5796 family protein, with protein MSARNDVPPSTVGVELLDYGVEVEYSDGRKTVYRGVPEPVSDTLTTPPKKETHVLVTDPTETEGVMLYVNDLKTHDDILESTGVGRIILEDGEEEEIFPGVTVRRPGGMRTEVEADPEIARGRVFVFVEDDWSEQSYEFVNDGEADGSDTATEE; from the coding sequence ATGAGCGCGCGCAACGACGTCCCACCGAGCACCGTCGGCGTCGAACTGCTCGACTACGGGGTCGAGGTAGAGTACTCCGACGGGCGGAAAACGGTCTACCGGGGCGTTCCCGAGCCGGTCTCTGACACGCTCACCACGCCCCCGAAGAAGGAGACGCACGTCCTCGTGACCGATCCGACCGAGACCGAGGGCGTGATGCTGTACGTCAACGATCTCAAGACCCACGACGACATTCTCGAATCGACGGGTGTCGGTCGAATCATCCTCGAGGATGGCGAAGAAGAGGAGATCTTCCCCGGGGTGACGGTCAGACGCCCCGGCGGGATGCGAACCGAAGTCGAGGCGGATCCCGAGATCGCACGCGGTCGGGTGTTCGTCTTCGTCGAGGACGATTGGAGCGAACAGTCCTACGAGTTCGTGAACGACGGCGAGGCCGACGGGTCCGATACCGCTACCGAGGAATAA
- a CDS encoding MaoC/PaaZ C-terminal domain-containing protein, whose amino-acid sequence MTDRDPADADAGAVPRPDEPLIYEDLSVGDRFEADRTVTFTREEIIEFASAYDPQPFHLGDDVDDASPFDGLVASGLHSYCACNRLATEAFFSRVAFLGGRGVDDLRWFRPVEPGDELSVDVEVVAKRPSDSDPRRGYVDVDVTGRGVGDTSRRAVDGEPVVSWRVLGMIRRAAADPDPNSKPEADPDPSPNSEADPSPD is encoded by the coding sequence ATGACTGATCGCGACCCGGCGGACGCCGACGCGGGGGCGGTTCCGCGACCGGACGAACCGCTGATCTACGAGGACCTCTCGGTCGGAGACCGCTTCGAGGCGGATCGAACGGTGACGTTCACGCGCGAGGAGATCATCGAGTTCGCGTCCGCGTACGACCCGCAGCCGTTCCACCTCGGCGACGACGTCGACGACGCGTCGCCCTTCGACGGCCTCGTCGCGAGCGGCCTGCACAGCTACTGCGCGTGTAACCGGCTCGCGACGGAGGCGTTCTTCTCTCGCGTCGCGTTCCTCGGCGGCCGCGGCGTCGACGATCTGCGGTGGTTCCGGCCGGTCGAGCCCGGTGACGAGCTCTCGGTCGACGTCGAAGTGGTGGCGAAGCGGCCGTCGGACTCGGATCCGCGGCGCGGGTACGTCGATGTCGACGTGACCGGACGCGGGGTCGGTGACACGTCAAGACGTGCAGTCGACGGCGAACCGGTGGTCTCGTGGCGCGTGCTGGGGATGATCCGGCGCGCGGCGGCGGACCCAGATCCGAACTCGAAACCGGAAGCGGACCCAGATCCAAGCCCGAACTCGGAAGCGGACCCAAGCCCGGACTGA
- a CDS encoding shikimate kinase → MYGRAVALGAGTVLNALSTGVGSAFAIDAETTATVELDGSATVTGSVAEDADADTRLIERCVELAIEAYGDDASDGGTVRTESDVPMAAGLKSSSAAANAAVLATADALDVEPDRLEACRLGVEAARDVGVTVTGAFDDASASMLGGVTVTDNEVDEVLARDEVEWDVLVWTPAERAYSADADVERCANVAPMAELVADLALDGRYAEAMTVNGLAFSAALGFSAEPAVEAMPHVAGVSLSGTGPSVVAVGDDEGLDAVRELWDARSGHTWRTTTRTDGARIL, encoded by the coding sequence ATGTACGGCCGTGCAGTCGCCTTGGGGGCGGGCACCGTGCTGAACGCCCTCTCGACGGGCGTCGGCTCCGCGTTCGCGATCGACGCCGAGACGACGGCGACCGTCGAACTCGACGGTTCTGCGACCGTCACCGGTTCGGTCGCCGAGGACGCCGACGCCGACACCCGACTGATCGAGCGGTGCGTCGAACTCGCGATCGAGGCGTACGGGGACGACGCGAGCGACGGGGGCACCGTCCGAACCGAGAGCGACGTCCCGATGGCCGCGGGCTTGAAAAGCTCCAGCGCCGCCGCCAACGCGGCCGTGCTGGCGACAGCCGACGCGCTCGATGTCGAGCCGGATCGATTGGAAGCGTGTCGCTTGGGCGTCGAGGCCGCCCGCGACGTCGGCGTGACCGTCACCGGGGCGTTCGACGACGCGTCCGCGTCGATGCTCGGCGGCGTGACCGTCACCGACAACGAGGTCGACGAGGTGCTCGCCCGCGACGAAGTTGAGTGGGACGTCCTCGTGTGGACGCCCGCCGAGCGCGCCTACAGCGCCGACGCGGACGTGGAACGCTGCGCGAACGTCGCGCCGATGGCCGAACTCGTCGCCGATCTCGCGCTCGACGGCCGGTACGCCGAGGCGATGACGGTGAACGGACTGGCCTTTTCGGCCGCGCTGGGCTTCTCCGCCGAGCCGGCCGTCGAGGCGATGCCGCACGTCGCCGGCGTGTCGCTCTCGGGAACCGGCCCGAGCGTCGTGGCCGTCGGCGACGACGAGGGACTCGACGCGGTCCGAGAGCTGTGGGACGCACGCAGCGGTCACACGTGGCGAACGACGACAAGAACTGACGGAGCACGCATTCTATGA
- a CDS encoding chorismate mutase, with amino-acid sequence MSRDTPESSIDATGEEASLDELREEIEDIDREIVELIARRTYVADSVAQVKAERDLPTTDEGQEERVMERAGRNAEQFDVDSNLVKAVFRLLIELNKVEQRESR; translated from the coding sequence ATGAGCCGAGACACACCCGAATCGAGTATCGATGCGACCGGTGAAGAGGCCTCACTGGACGAACTGCGCGAGGAGATCGAAGACATCGATCGGGAGATCGTCGAACTGATCGCCCGACGGACCTACGTCGCGGACTCCGTCGCGCAAGTGAAAGCCGAACGGGATCTGCCGACCACCGACGAAGGACAGGAAGAGCGCGTGATGGAACGCGCGGGTCGAAACGCCGAACAGTTCGACGTCGACTCGAACTTGGTCAAGGCGGTGTTCCGACTGCTCATTGAGTTGAACAAAGTGGAGCAGCGGGAGAGTAGGTAG
- a CDS encoding calcium/sodium antiporter has translation MVQGGPIVQISVILFSILGLWIGARLLVDAVVRLARQFGLSDLVIGLTIVAMGTSTPELAVSVDAALKGAGDLAVANVLGSNIYNLAFILGVISLLKMIPIEKSLVHRDGIALLASTLIGGIAIFDLQITRLEGALLVGVLVVYTVYLLRSNRSSSTVTTTQPFGDGGVASSVTERVSFRGRDSVLLLGGLALVLVSGDFMVVAAAELARGVGISEWVIGGTIVAAGTSTPEFAVSLVAIQRGSLGVSVGNVVGSNIFNITGILGLAALVRPLEVSGLALETVAWLAGISLLIVAALWTGRALSRLEGALFTTSEIARWILGILGLVG, from the coding sequence ATGGTTCAAGGCGGCCCGATTGTTCAAATCAGCGTGATTCTTTTCTCCATATTGGGGCTGTGGATTGGTGCACGGCTCCTCGTCGACGCCGTCGTACGGCTGGCTCGGCAGTTCGGACTCTCGGATCTTGTGATCGGACTGACGATCGTCGCGATGGGAACGTCCACACCGGAACTCGCGGTTTCGGTCGATGCTGCGCTCAAAGGCGCGGGTGATCTCGCGGTCGCAAACGTCCTCGGATCGAACATCTACAATCTGGCGTTTATTCTGGGCGTGATCTCGTTACTCAAAATGATCCCGATCGAAAAATCACTCGTTCACCGTGACGGCATCGCTCTGCTGGCGAGCACCCTCATCGGTGGGATCGCGATTTTCGATCTCCAGATTACGAGGCTCGAAGGGGCACTCTTGGTGGGAGTGCTCGTCGTCTATACGGTCTATCTACTCCGTTCCAACCGGTCTTCCTCGACGGTAACCACCACTCAACCGTTCGGAGACGGAGGGGTGGCCAGCTCAGTGACCGAACGTGTGAGCTTCCGCGGGCGTGATTCCGTACTCCTCTTGGGTGGGTTAGCGCTGGTACTGGTGAGTGGCGACTTTATGGTGGTAGCCGCCGCGGAGTTGGCCCGCGGCGTCGGCATCTCCGAGTGGGTTATCGGCGGGACGATCGTCGCAGCGGGGACGTCGACACCGGAGTTCGCCGTATCGTTGGTGGCAATCCAGCGGGGGAGCCTCGGCGTCTCGGTCGGAAACGTCGTCGGCAGCAACATATTCAATATCACGGGAATTCTCGGTCTTGCGGCGCTCGTTCGTCCACTCGAAGTGAGCGGCCTAGCACTGGAAACAGTAGCTTGGTTGGCTGGAATCTCTCTACTGATTGTTGCTGCCCTCTGGACGGGAAGAGCCCTTTCTCGCTTGGAGGGAGCTTTGTTCACCACCTCTGAAATTGCTCGGTGGATTCTGGGTATACTTGGGCTGGTTGGATAA
- a CDS encoding tyrosine-type recombinase/integrase, with protein MAPTREKSLSEREFELLLEGAGRIDDPTQRLEARAAILIGGRLGLRPGETTHLSASWIDQERQMIRIPEHHTCTKGQDGDLCGYCRQAIEQRLRHNPDSEFDDFADLYWLPKTEAAARTIPFHFSYRVRVAIDLLITEHGGWPYSFSTLQRRLNTALDLAPSLSRNATSLHGLRATAASHHASRGLDLAALRAMFGWEDIATARQYLNVDGAMTRRALNDIH; from the coding sequence ATGGCACCGACCCGAGAAAAGTCGCTTAGTGAACGCGAGTTTGAATTACTGCTGGAAGGCGCAGGACGTATTGACGACCCTACTCAACGACTCGAAGCACGGGCTGCTATTCTAATTGGAGGCCGGCTCGGACTGAGACCTGGAGAGACAACACATCTGAGCGCATCGTGGATCGACCAAGAGCGACAGATGATTCGAATCCCCGAACATCACACGTGTACCAAGGGACAAGATGGGGATCTCTGCGGTTATTGTCGCCAGGCAATCGAACAAAGGCTACGACATAACCCAGATAGTGAATTCGATGATTTTGCTGACCTCTATTGGCTTCCCAAAACAGAAGCGGCCGCTCGAACAATTCCATTCCACTTCTCGTATCGAGTTAGAGTAGCAATTGACCTCCTGATCACGGAACACGGTGGCTGGCCGTATTCATTCTCAACATTACAGCGAAGATTGAATACTGCCCTTGACCTCGCACCGAGTCTCTCCAGAAATGCTACGTCCTTACATGGATTACGTGCAACAGCTGCTTCCCATCACGCAAGTAGAGGGTTAGACCTAGCAGCACTCCGAGCAATGTTTGGTTGGGAGGACATTGCTACAGCTCGTCAATATCTCAACGTAGATGGAGCGATGACTCGTCGGGCTCTTAACGATATTCACTAG